Proteins encoded in a region of the Streptomyces sp. NBC_00310 genome:
- a CDS encoding alcohol dehydrogenase catalytic domain-containing protein has protein sequence MTSTMRAARMHNVGEPMRIERIAVPAPGPGDVRVAVHAVNIVPNLANILGNWTTWFPLNPLPPLPAVFGLDPAGVVEEVGAGVEGVEVGDRVYVNPCRTCGACRACRNGRIVHCASYAFAGYFGFSATSVRLLDRYQGGLAEKMIAPASSLVRIPDSVSFEAAARFGYLGTMYSALRKAAAGPGRSVLVNGITGTLGIAAALLAPAMGITTLYGTGRDRELLAEIDKLAPGRLRLHSLHDGPVDEWIAAETGGAGVDVYIDALGPGAPHETLQQGVRALGRGGIAVNIGAVAGEVPLDLHRMMDMDQIVRGSVWFTPGEGQDMADMAEAGSLDLSPLRHHVYPLDEVNAAINSVGSRHGGFSNFVISPASGR, from the coding sequence ATGACCTCGACCATGCGCGCAGCGCGAATGCACAACGTCGGCGAGCCGATGAGGATCGAGCGGATTGCCGTCCCGGCACCGGGCCCGGGCGATGTCCGGGTGGCGGTACACGCCGTGAACATCGTACCGAACCTCGCCAACATCCTTGGTAACTGGACGACTTGGTTCCCGCTCAACCCGCTGCCGCCGCTGCCGGCCGTGTTCGGGCTCGACCCCGCGGGCGTGGTCGAAGAGGTCGGCGCAGGGGTCGAGGGCGTCGAGGTCGGCGACCGGGTGTACGTCAACCCGTGCCGCACCTGCGGCGCGTGCCGCGCCTGCCGCAACGGCAGGATCGTGCACTGCGCGAGCTACGCCTTCGCCGGCTACTTCGGCTTCTCGGCCACCTCGGTCCGGTTGCTCGACCGCTACCAGGGCGGACTCGCGGAGAAGATGATCGCTCCGGCTTCCTCGCTCGTCCGCATCCCGGACTCCGTGTCGTTCGAGGCCGCCGCGCGCTTCGGCTACCTGGGCACGATGTACTCGGCGCTCCGCAAGGCCGCCGCCGGACCGGGACGCAGCGTCCTGGTCAACGGCATCACCGGCACACTCGGCATCGCCGCGGCCCTGCTGGCCCCGGCGATGGGCATCACGACGCTGTACGGCACCGGCCGCGACCGCGAACTGCTGGCGGAGATCGACAAGCTGGCCCCGGGGCGGCTGCGCCTGCACTCCCTGCACGACGGTCCGGTGGACGAGTGGATCGCGGCGGAGACCGGCGGGGCCGGTGTGGACGTCTACATCGACGCCCTCGGGCCGGGCGCGCCCCACGAAACCCTTCAGCAGGGCGTGCGTGCGCTGGGCCGCGGCGGCATCGCCGTCAACATCGGCGCCGTCGCCGGGGAGGTGCCCCTCGACCTGCACCGAATGATGGACATGGACCAGATCGTCCGCGGATCGGTCTGGTTCACGCCCGGCGAGGGACAGGACATGGCCGACATGGCCGAAGCGGGTTCGCTCGATCTGTCGCCGCTGCGCCACCACGTCTACCCGCTCGACGAGGTGAACGCCGCGATCAACAGCGTGGGTTCCCGCCACGGGGGGTTCAGCAACTTCGTCATCTCACCCGCCTCCGGGCGCTGA
- a CDS encoding acyl-CoA dehydrogenase family protein, whose translation MPHLNPVDALDLDSELDDDERLIRDTVAAFVRDRVTDHVAGWFEAGTFPTAELGPEIGKLGLLGMHLEGYGCAGASATAYGVACRELEAADSGLRSFVSVQGSLVMFPIHRYGSEEQKQEWLPKLASGEAIGCFGLTEPDQGSDPGGMRTVAKCDGEDWILNGTKMWITNGSIADIAVVWARTEDGIRGFLVPKDTPGFTTSEIHSKLSLRASVTAELHLEDVRLPDSAVLPGVTGLRGPLSCLSEARFGILCGVVGAARTCYLSALEYSTTREQFGRPIGGFQFTQGKLAGMQVDLVHSQLLALRLSKLKDAGQLHPEHVSLGKLANVRAALDTARTARTILGANGITTEYPVLRHANNLETVLTYEGTEEIHTLVVGESVTGLAAYR comes from the coding sequence ATGCCCCACCTCAACCCCGTCGACGCCCTCGACCTGGACAGTGAACTCGACGACGACGAACGACTCATCCGTGACACCGTCGCCGCCTTCGTCCGCGACCGCGTGACCGACCATGTGGCCGGCTGGTTCGAGGCGGGCACCTTCCCGACCGCCGAACTCGGCCCGGAAATCGGCAAGCTGGGCCTCCTGGGCATGCACCTGGAGGGCTATGGCTGTGCCGGGGCCAGTGCCACCGCGTACGGGGTGGCCTGCCGCGAGCTGGAGGCGGCCGACTCGGGGCTGCGCAGCTTCGTCTCCGTCCAGGGCTCCCTGGTCATGTTCCCCATCCACCGCTACGGCTCGGAGGAGCAGAAGCAGGAGTGGCTGCCCAAGCTTGCCTCCGGTGAGGCGATCGGCTGCTTCGGGCTCACCGAACCCGACCAGGGCTCCGACCCGGGCGGCATGCGCACCGTGGCCAAGTGTGACGGCGAGGACTGGATCCTCAACGGCACCAAGATGTGGATCACCAACGGCTCGATCGCCGACATCGCCGTCGTCTGGGCCCGCACCGAGGACGGCATCCGCGGCTTCCTCGTCCCCAAGGACACCCCCGGCTTCACCACCAGCGAGATCCACAGCAAGCTCTCGCTGCGCGCGTCGGTCACCGCCGAACTGCACCTGGAGGACGTGCGACTGCCGGACTCCGCGGTGCTCCCGGGCGTGACCGGGCTGCGCGGGCCGCTGTCCTGCCTGTCCGAGGCGCGTTTCGGCATCCTGTGCGGTGTCGTGGGAGCGGCCCGCACCTGCTACCTGTCGGCGCTGGAGTACTCCACCACCCGTGAGCAGTTCGGGCGGCCGATCGGCGGTTTCCAGTTCACTCAGGGGAAGCTGGCCGGCATGCAGGTCGACCTCGTGCACTCCCAGCTGCTCGCCCTGCGCCTGAGCAAGCTCAAGGACGCCGGGCAGCTGCACCCGGAGCACGTCAGCCTGGGCAAGCTCGCGAACGTCCGCGCCGCCCTCGACACCGCCCGGACAGCCCGCACCATCCTCGGGGCCAACGGCATCACCACCGAGTACCCGGTGCTACGGCACGCCAACAACCTGGAGACGGTGCTCACCTACGAGGGCACCGAGGAGATCCACACTCTGGTCGTCGGCGAGTCCGTCACGGGCCTCGCCGCATACCGCTGA
- a CDS encoding cupin domain-containing protein, translating to MPRRIVTGRTADGKAAVVQDGQPPRTNALKHTPGFVSSLVWATPAEPTVPFDGTDPTPAVTSYAPESGATRVLHLVIPPDTVYASEDFDPAAAVAERLRTSPGLAELFEPDHPGMHTTDTVDYGVLLQGEIVLELDDGNETTLAPGDVVVQNGTRHAWRNRSTSPATLLFVLIGARRNS from the coding sequence ATGCCACGGAGAATCGTCACCGGCCGGACGGCGGACGGCAAAGCCGCCGTCGTCCAGGACGGGCAGCCACCCCGCACCAACGCACTGAAGCACACCCCCGGCTTCGTCTCGTCCCTCGTCTGGGCCACCCCCGCCGAGCCCACCGTGCCCTTCGACGGCACCGACCCGACACCCGCCGTCACCTCGTACGCCCCCGAGTCCGGTGCCACCCGCGTGCTGCACTTGGTCATCCCGCCGGACACGGTCTACGCGAGCGAGGACTTCGACCCGGCCGCGGCCGTCGCCGAACGCCTGCGCACCAGCCCCGGCCTGGCCGAACTGTTCGAGCCGGACCACCCCGGCATGCACACCACCGACACCGTCGACTACGGCGTCCTCCTCCAGGGAGAGATCGTCCTCGAACTCGACGACGGCAACGAGACCACCCTCGCCCCGGGCGACGTCGTCGTGCAGAACGGCACCCGCCACGCCTGGCGCAACCGCTCCACCTCACCCGCGACCCTGCTCTTCGTTCTCATCGGTGCCCGGAGGAACTCCTGA
- a CDS encoding MarR family winged helix-turn-helix transcriptional regulator, with protein MSDVPGDAVDHPRSREFAAKVRAHHEELGHAERQIRGVEAVTHLTRLVARLVQDFEGAVHRPLGMTWAGFRIMNTLWIFGDLEQREIARISGTTRASVSSALNTLEERGLVERRRERDDRRVVRVSLTPAGLDLLHQAIEGQTAREHAWLAVLDDEEVSRLVVLLGRLVNQERPA; from the coding sequence GTGTCGGATGTCCCCGGTGACGCCGTCGATCATCCGCGCTCCCGCGAGTTCGCCGCCAAGGTACGGGCACACCACGAGGAGTTGGGCCACGCGGAGCGCCAGATCCGAGGAGTCGAGGCGGTCACCCACCTCACCCGGCTCGTTGCCCGCCTGGTCCAGGACTTCGAAGGCGCCGTACACCGGCCGCTCGGGATGACCTGGGCCGGCTTCCGGATCATGAACACGCTGTGGATCTTCGGCGATCTGGAGCAGCGTGAGATCGCCCGCATCTCCGGCACCACCCGGGCGAGTGTGTCCAGCGCGCTCAACACCCTTGAGGAGCGCGGGCTCGTCGAACGGCGCCGTGAGCGCGACGACCGCCGGGTCGTCCGTGTCTCACTGACGCCGGCCGGGCTGGACCTGCTGCACCAGGCGATCGAGGGGCAGACCGCCCGGGAGCACGCCTGGCTGGCCGTCCTCGACGACGAGGAGGTCTCCCGGCTGGTGGTCCTGCTCGGCAGGCTGGTCAACCAGGAGCGCCCTGCCTAG